In Humulus lupulus chromosome 7, drHumLupu1.1, whole genome shotgun sequence, the following are encoded in one genomic region:
- the LOC133790870 gene encoding uncharacterized protein LOC133790870, which translates to MAIPLSLSLSRLSPHPPNPKPSIPQTLSLFAANPTHTALPIGTRRQLIHKFTSLFLLSFAPLQIPLAHSSASAKPLLSGIVNTKSWFQFFGNGFSIRIPPDFQDVMEPEDFNEGLSLYGDKVKPKTFAARFASSDGSEVVSVIIRSTNQLKITFLEAQDITDLGSLKQAARIFVPGGSTLYSARTIKIKEDEGFRTYYFYEFGRYDQHVALYAAVNSGKAIIAGATAPESKWDEDGVKLRSAAISMTAV; encoded by the exons ATGGCCATtcctctctccctctcactctctCGTCTATCTCCTCATCCCCCGAACCCTAAACCCTCAATCCCCCAAACCCTTTCTCTTTTCGCTGCAAACCCTACTCATACCGCTCTCCCCATCGGCACCAGGAGACAATTGATTCATAAATTCACTTCGCTCTTCCTCCTCTCCTTTGCCCCGCTGCAAATCCCACTTGCCCATTCTTCGGCTTCGGCGAAACCCTTGCTTTCCGGAATCGTCAACACCAAATCTTGGTTCCAGTTCTTTGGCAATGGATTCTCCATTAGGATTCCCCCTGACTTTCAGGACGTTATGGAGCCTGAG gatTTCAATGAGGGATTGTCTCTTTATGGAGATAAGGTAAAGCCGAAGACCTTTGCGGCTCGGTTTGCATCTTCTGATGG ATCTGAAGTTGTTAGTGTCATAATTCGCTCGACCAATCAACTCAAGATCACCTTTTTAGAG GCCCAAGACATAACAGATTTAGGTTCCTTGAAACAAGCAGCAAGAATCTTTGTTCCAG GTGGATCAACTTTGTATTCCGCTCgaacaataaaaataaaggaagatGAAGGCTTCAG AACTTATTACTTCTATGAATTTGGCCGATACGACCAGCATGTGGCACTGTATGCTGCTGTTAACAGTGGAAAG GCAATTATAGCTGGAGCAACTGCCCCAGAGTCCAAGTGGGATGAAGATGGCGTGAAGCTTCGTTCTGCTGCTATATCGATGACAGCAGTATAG